GCAGACTGCACGCGACGCGAAGCGGTCCGCGCTCCACGACCGGCTCGCCGGAGAGGGCGCCTACTTCCGCGACGTGAGCGGCTGGGAGGGCGCGGACTGGTACGCGGGCGAGGGCGGCGCGCCGAACCCGGGGCCGCTCACGTGGGGCCGCCCGGCGTGGTTCGATCGCTGGAAGAGCGAGCACGACGCGGCGCGAAACGGCGTCATCGTGATGGACATGTCCTTCATGTCGAAGTTCGCGGTCCGCGGCCGCGACGCCGGCAAGGTGCTCGACTGGCTCTCCGGCGGCGCGGTCGACGGCGCGCCGGGACGTGTAACCTACACGCAATGGCTCGACGAGGCGGGGAAGCTGCAGGCCGACCTCACCGTGACGAAGCTCGGCGACGGCGACTACTTCGTCGTCGCGTCGGACACGGTCCATCGCCACGTCGATTGGTGGATGAACCGGCACATCGGCGACAAACACTGCTTCGTCGCCGATCAGACCTCGGCCTTCGCGCAGATCAACGTGCAGGGTCCGCGCTCGCGCGAGCTCCTGCAGGCGATCACGCAGCACGACATGTCGAACGAGGCGTTCGCGTTCCGCGACGCGAAGAAGATCGAGATCGGCTTCGCGCGCGTCCTCTGTCTCCGCATCACGTACCTCGGCGAGCTCGGCTACGAGCTCTACGTCCCGACCGAGCAGGCGGTCCACGTCTACGACCGCATCGTGGCGGTGGGCAAGGCGCTCGGTCTCCGCCACGCGGGCCTCAAGGCGCTCGCGAGCCTCCGGATGGAGAAGGGCTACCGCGACTACGGTCACGACATCGACAACACCGACTCCGTGCTCGAGGCCGGCCTCGGCTTCGCGGTCGACCTCGAGAAGCCGGGCGGATTCCTCGGCAAGGAGGCCGTCCTCGCGAAGAAGGCGGAGGGCCCGCTGAAGCGCCGCATGGTGCAGGTGCTGCTCACCGATCCGGAGCCGCTCATGTTCCACGGCGAGCTCGTGCACCGGAGCGGCAAGCCCGTCGGCTACGTGCGCGCAGCGTCGTACGGCCACACCCTCGGCGGCGCAGTCGCCCTCGCGATGATCGAGGCCGACGACCCCATCACTCAAAAATGGCTCGACGCCGGCACCTGGGAGGTCGACGTCGCCGGCAAAAAGCACCCCGCCCGCGCATCCATCCGCCCGCTCTTCGATCCGAGCAACGAGAAAATCAAAGCCTGAGACGCGCCGCTCCCAGCCCGATCGGCCGCTCGAGCCGGCGCCCGAAAGGCCCTCTGGCGACCCTCTCGGGTGGTCAGTGGGCGGCGCATGCATGCGGTCCGGAGGGAGCAGCCCGGCCCCTCTCGGGGGGTCTGGGGGCGGCGGAGCGCGCGCGCAACGCGTGCGAAGCGACCCCCAGCGGGAGAGCTCGAGAGGGCAGAGCCCTCTCGAACTAGAACACCGCGCGCATGCGCGTGAAGTCGAGGCGTACGTTGCCGACCTTCGTCTCGGTCTTGGGCTGACCGACGAAGAGGCCGACGACGCCGACCGCGACGCCGACGCCGGCGACGATGAAGCCGATCGTCGAGATCGTCGCCTTCGTCTTCGCGCTGTCGAGGTCGGGCTCGACGTCGCGCCCGCAGCGGGTGCCCTGACAGCGGTCCGCGATGTCGCTCTCGTCGCCGATCGCCATCAGGCCCGTCACGGTGCCGACCGCGAGGCCCGCCGCGCCGACGCCGAAGCCGATCCACGACAGCGTCGGGATCGCGAGCTTCTTCTCCGCCGTCGTCGCCGGCGGCGCGGCGGCGACGTGGTTCTTCTCGATCCGGAGCTCGACGTCCTTCGTCTGGCCTGCGGCGACGGTGATCTCCTCGCGCGCTTCGCCGTCGTCGGTGCGGCCGACGACGACGTGTTTGCCCGGGTTCACGCGCGCGGGCGCGTCGAGCGAGGCGAGGGGCGCGTCGTCGATCGTCACCGTGGCCGCCTTGCCCTCGCTCTTCACCGCGATCTTGAGCTGCGGGATCTGCCTGTCGAGCTCCTTCGCGAGCGCCTCCGCCTTCGCGCGGGCCTCGGTGAAGGGCGCGGGATCGGTCGGGCTCGCGGGGAGCTTCGCGATCGCGTCGACGGTGGCGCGCGCCTCGACGAGCTGCCCGAGCATCTGCTGCGTGCGCGCGACCTCGTAGCCCGTCGTCGGCACGTGCATGATCGCGTCGGCCTGCTTGAAGCTGTCGAGCGCGCCGGCGAGATCGTTCCTGTCGCGGCGGTCGCGCCCCTCCGCCATGAGGTCGCGCGCGTGCTCCTTCTCCTGCGCGGTCGGCTCCGCGCTCGCGACGGAGGAACAGAGCGAGATGCCTGCGGCGACGAGCGCCGCGACCACGTGCTTAGAAACCGTCATCGATCCTCGGCTTCTTCTTGCCCGAGCCGGTCGGCGCCGTCACGGGTCGAACGATCGTCGGCGCCGCGACCGCGGGCTTCGCCGACGGCTCGGGCTCATCCTCGGGCTTCGGAGGCTCGGGGCTCGGCGATGCCGATGCCGATGCCGATGCCGATGGCGGCGGTGATGACGGCAGCGATGCCGACGGCGGCGATGCCGGCGGCGCGAGCGTGGCGGTCGAAGCGGGCGGCAGCGGCGTCTCGAACTGCGGCTCGAACTCGCGCGTCGTGCGACTGCGGACGCCGAGGCCGACGACGACCGCGAGCACCGTCGACGCCACCGACACGCCGCCGATCGCGAGCCACGGCACGGCGCGCGCGGGGCGCGTGTTGACCGACGCGCTGATCGACGCGAGCCCGAGCGAGCCGCCGGGGTGCGTGTTGTCGGCGCCCGTCTCGAGCGCCTCCGGCGACGGCAGCGGCTCGGTCGAGCCCGGCGGGACCACGTTCGCGAACGTCTGCGCGGGATGGCTCAACGGCGGCGCCGCCACGAAGGACGGAGAGCTCGCCGCCCGGAGCCGCGGGTCCGACGGCGGCGCGCCCGCGAGGATCGGCGTCGACGACGGGTACGCCGGGAACGCCTGCGGCGTCGGCGGACCGATGCGCGGCTCGCTCGGCGGCGGCATGCGGCCCATCGGCGGCGTGAGCGGCGTGCTCGTCGGGCTGAAGCGCGGCAGATCGTTCGGATCGATCCGCTGCGTCGACGCGGCGGCGCCCGAGCCCTGCGCCATCGTCGCGGCGGCCGCGCGCTGCTCCGCGGCCTGGAGCGCGCCCGCGATCGCCTGGCGCCGCCGCTCGGCGAGGTCGCCGAGGTGCTGCTGCACGAACGCCCCCACCTCCTCGATCGACGCGGCGAGGCCGGTCTTCTCGATCGCCTGGCGCATCTCGAGCGCGGTCTGGAAGCGCTGGGCCTGGTTGTGCGTGAGCGCGCGGCGGACGACGTCGGCGACCGGCGTGGGGACCGTGATCGGGAGCGGCGTCGGCGGGCGCCCGCGCTGGAGGAGGTTCAGGAGCGCGAGCTGGTTGTCGGCCTCGAAGGGCGGTCGCCCCGCGACGAGGTGATAGACGACCGCGCCGACGGCCCACACGTCGGCGCGGCGATCGACGTTCCTCCCGAGCGCTTGCTCGGGCGCCATGTACTGGACCTTGCCTTTGACGTAGCCGGTGTGGGTCTCCTCCGTGAGGCGGCCCGCGGCCTTCGCGACGCCGAAGTCGATCAGCTTCGACACGCCTTCGGTCGTGATGAGCACGTTCTGGGGCGAGACGTCACGATGCACGACGCCGAGCGGCCGCCCGTCGACGCCCTTCAGCTCGTGCGCGGCGTGGAGGCCCGAGCAGACGTCGGCCATGATGCGGAGCGCGACGCCGATCGGGAAGGGGAGCTGCTTCTTGACGAGCACCTTGCGGAGGCGCGTGAGCGCGTCGCCGTCGACGTACTCCATCACGAGGTAGAGGATGCCCTCCTCCTCGTTCTCGCCGAGGTCGTGGATGTGCGCGACGTTCGCGTGATCGATGCGCGACGCGATCCGCGCCTCGTCGAGGAACATCGTCTGGAACGCCTCGTCCGACGCGAACTTCGGGAGGATGGTCTTGATCGCGACGAGCTTCTCGAACCCGTGCTTGCGAAGGAGGCGCGCGACCCAGACGCTCGCCATCCCTCCTTCGCCGATGGGCCACAAGAGCTCGTAGCCGTCGAGGCGGTGCCCCGGCGCGAGCGGCTGTTCCTTCGCCGAGGCCATCGCCCTGATCTTCGCGCCATTTCGGGCGCATTTCCAGCTCGCGTCTTCATCGTGCGCCCGGACTGACCGCGACGAGCGCCGCGACGACGTCGACGAGCGCGGCGAGCTTCTTGCCCGCGCGGCCCGGGACGAGGGCGCCGCCGACGAGGACCGCGCCGTCGACGCCGGTCGGGAACGAGCGGAGCGAGTGGACGTTGCCTTGCGTGACCTCGCGCGTGACCTGGCGCAGGTCGACGGGGCCCGGCGGGAGGAAGCCGCCGTCGTTCGTGAAGAGCGACGTCTCCCATTTCCCCCACGAGCACACGACGTCGGTGTCGCGCACGAACGCGCGCCACCGCGCGTGGAGCTCGGCGTGGGTGCCGCCGGTCGCGAGGAGCGCCTCGTCGAGGCCGGTGTGCTTCGGCGTCCCCGGCGACAGCGCGCGCGTCGGCTTCACGAGGAACGACATCGTCTCGCCGGTCGAAGGGCGATGCGCCGCCCAGTGGATCAGCTCGTCGGCGAGGCGCGGGTCCTTCGCGCGATCGGCGTACGCCCACGAGCTCGCCTCGCCGACCGCGATGACGATGTCCTCGTAGCGTCCGTCGAACGCGCGCGGCACGCGCCGGCGTCGCTCGCGCGCGCGGAACTTCGCGTGGCGCACGCGCGCGCCGCGGATGCGCTCCTGGCACTCGATCTGGTAGTCGATCATCGCGCGGAAGGGCGCGAGGAGCGCGGTGAAGCGCGCGGGGTCCTCCTCCAGCGCCGAGAGCGTGTGCACGAGCGCCTCGATCGTCGAGACCGACTCGAGGTCGGGCTCCTTGCGGATGCGGTACTCGCTCGGGTTCGGGGGAACGAACGCGTAGCGCGGCAGCGCGGCGAGGACCGGGTTCGTCTTCACGACCTTGCGCGTCTGCGACCACGTCCCGTCGACGACGACGAGCGTGACCGGCCCCGGCGGCGGGTGCTTCACGATGTCGATCGCGTCCTCGCCCGGATAGAGCAGGATCGGCGGGCGCTCCGGATCGGAGAGGGCGCGCGCGAGCGAGGCGGAGCGGCTCCAGTCGACGCCGACGTGGAGCTCGGAGCCCTCGAGGCAGAGGCTCGCCATCCGCGCGGTCCCTATCTTCACGTCGCGTTCGCGCGGATGCTGGAGGATGACGAGGCGCGTCCGCGTCTTCAGCGGCACGACGTGCGCGCAGTAGCAGGCCGGCCGCGGCCGCGCGCAGCGCGCGCAGGTGTCGCGGCCGGAGTGGCTCCGGTTCCGCGCTCGGTTCTCTTCCACACGGCTCAACGAAGTCGTGGCACGTTAGCACGGACATGCCGGAGCTCCCCGAGGTCGAGCACACCCGTAGGAACCTCGTCCGCTGGATGAAGGGCGCGCGCATCGCGGAGGTGACCGCGACCGACGCGCGGATCGCCAAGCCGTCGCCGCGCGCGTTCGTGAAGGCGCTGACCGGTCGCGTCGTCACCGCGATCGATCGCAAGGGCAAGTGGCTGCGCCTCCTCCTCGACGACGGCACGCGCGTCTTCGGCCACCTCGGCATGACGGGATGGTTCGAGCAAGCCGGGCCCGAGCCGCTCCGCTTCGAGCGGGTCGGGTTCGTCCTCGCGAAGAAGAAGAAGCGCGTCGCCTACGTCGACTCGCGGCGCTGGGGTCGCCTCGAGATCGCGCGCGCCGACGTCGCGGGGTGGACCGCGCTCGGCCCCGATCCGCTCGCCGACGGGATCGACCGCGCCCTCCTCGCGACGAAGCTCGCGCGGCGCAAGAAGACCTCGGTCAAGGAGGCGCTGATGGACCAGAAGGTCCTCGCCGGCGTCGGGAACATCCAGGCGATCGAGGCGCTCTGGAAGGCGAAGATCGATCCCCGCTCGCGCGCCGGCGCGATGACGGCGAAGGACGTCGCCGCGATCGCGGAGGCGCTGAAATGGACGATCGCGCGCACGCTCGCCGACCTCGCGAAGGGCGACGCGGGCGCGGAGAACCCGTTCGTGATCTACGGGCGGAAGGGCACCCCGTGCCGCCGCTGCAAGACGCTGCTCGTCCGCGCCGACCTCGGCGGGCGCACCACGACGTGGTGTCCCGGGTGTCAGGCGCTCAAGCGCTAGAGCGGATGCGCGAGCTGCGCCGCACCGACGTCGGCGGGTCGCGATCGACGAGCGTGTCGCGGCCGAGCGCGGTGGTGTCGGGCTCCGTCGGCGCGAGGCCGCGGAGGCGCGGCGACTTCGGGATCGGCGCGCCGCTCGCGGAGATGGCGGGGACGTCGGCGCACGCGGCGCGGAACGTCGACGCGAGCTCCTGCGGCGTCGAGAAGCGATCGGCCGGGTTCTTCGCGCACGCCTTCGCGAACCACGCGTCGATCGCCGGCGTGAGCGCGGGGTTGCGCGTCGACGGCACCGGCGGCGGCGCGACGCAGACCTGCTTCATGATGTCGGCGAGCGAGTCGCCGTCGAACGGGAGCGAGCCGGTGAGCGCGGTGAACGCGGTCGCGGCGAGCGCCCAGAGATCGAGCGCGACGTTCGGCGGCGCCTGCGCGCGCAGGTGCTCGGGGGACATGTAGCTCGGGGTGCCGGAGATGAGCCCGCCGTCGGTCGTCTCGAGCGTCTTCGGCTTCGCGAGCCCGAAGTCGACGAGCTTCGCGAGGCCGTGCGGGCGATCGGCGGCCTCCATCAGGATGATGTTCTCCGGCTTCACGTCGCGATGGATGATGAGCCGGTTGTGCGCCTCGACGAGCGCCTTCGCGGTCTGGTCGACGATCTCGGCGACCTCGATCGGCGCGAGCGGCCCGCAGCGATCGATGCGGTCGCCGAGCGACTCGCCGGCGAGGTACTCCATCACGAGGTAGGGGACGCCGTCGGCGGTGATGCCGTGATCGTAGATGTGGACGATGTGCTCGTTGCGGAGCTGCGCGGCGGCGCGGGCCTCGCGCTCGAAGCTCGCGTAGTCGGGCTCCTCGGCGAGCCCCGGCTTCATGAACTTGATCGCGACGTTGATCCCGAGCGCGAGGTGTGAGCCGAGCCAGATGCTCGCCATCCCGCCCTCCGCGATCTTCTTCTCTATGCGGTACTTGCCGCCGAGGATCGACGCGCTCGGCGGCGCTCGACCGGTGAGGCTGTTGCGCTTCACGCCCTGGCGCGCGGCGATCGACTTGCGGAACGCGACCGCCTTCGTGAGGCGCAGCTGCAGCTCGCGCGAGTTGAACGGCTTCGTGAGGAAGTCGTCGGCGCCTGCCTCGAGCGCTTCGACGAGGTCCTCCTTGTCCATGCGCCCGGTGAGCATGAGGATGTAGACCTCTTCGCCGTGCTCCGCCGCCCGCAGGAGCCGCACGACCTCGATCCCCTTCAGGCCCGGCATGTCCCAGTCGATGATGACGACGCGCGGAGAGTCCCAGCGCTTGAGCACGCGCCACGCGGCGGCGCCGTCTTCGGCGGTCGTCACTTCGTAACCCCAGCTCTTCAAGCAACGCTCGAGGACGTTGCGGATGCCTTGGTCATCGTCGGCGGCGAGCACGCGCATATGGAAATAGTACGCCGAGAAGCCTCGTATCCCAATGAGTATCTCGACTCACAATCGCCGTTTCACCCGGATTCGCTGCGAATCGGGACGACATCTGCCGACAGAGCTCCACGGCGGCGGGCACGCCGACTGCGACGGCGTCGTCCATGCCGCGGCGCCCGCTGGGTCGCACCGGCTAGCGGCGAAGGCCGACGCCCATCGAGTGCTTGCACTATGCAATGAACCTCCCGACCTCGGTCGTCATCACCGGCTGCGACGAGCAACACCCGGAGTGCGTGACGCGGATCGTCTGCGAGCCGGCGAAAGCGCGGGAATTAGCGCGGGTTGCGCAAAATGACGCAGGGCGTTGCTCGTCCAATTTCAGATGCTACACAGCGCCCTGTAGCCATGAATGCCACCTTTGCTTACCTCGGTCGCGCCCTCGTCCTCTCCACCGTCGCCGCGCTCGCCGGCTGCTCCACCGGGAGCGACGCCGAGGACGACGTGGTCGTCGAGAACAGCGAGGCGGCGGTCGTCTCCTGCGGCGCCGCGAAGTACAACGAGGCGCTCGCGCACTACAAGAACGCGGTCGCGTGGTCGAAGGACCGCCTCGCGCGCGGGGTCTGCGAGAGCGAGCACGGGTACCAGTGGAGCATCGCCGACGAAGCGTCGCGCGCGGTCATGACCTGCGGCGCGTTCCGCGAGACGATCAAGTCGAGCCCCTGGGCGCCGGCGCTCCGCACCGTCCTCGCCGACTCGCTCACGCTGCGCTCCCTCACCGGCGAGCTCCTCGTGATCAAGGACTCGCAGTGGCAGAACTGGACCGGCACCGAGGCGCTCCTCGCGCGCGGCGTGAAGTTCTGGGCGCAGTCGAACGGCGCGGTCGGCTCGCGCTCGCAGCTGATCCTCGGCGCGAACGGGAAGGGCACCTTCCAGTACGTCGACACCGAGTCGAACGACTGGCGCCGCCGCACCGAGCCGGCGACCTTCACCGTCGAGAAGCCGAACGGCGAGAAGGGCAAGCGCCGCATCGTCGTGAAGCACGGCAACCTCACCGAGGCGTTCCTCCTCTCGGTCGAGCCCGGCTGGCAGTACGACGACGCCCCGATCTTCACGCTGACCCCGGAGCGCCCGCTCGGCCTCATCGACTCGGCGGAGAAGATGTACAGCCTCGTCAGCGAGTGCGACGCGTGAGGTAGATGCCGATGAGGCGCGCGCTCTGCGCCTCGTCGCTCCGCCCGAAGCCGGAATTCTGAAGTCGGGTTGCCAGGGTAAGGTGAGCTGCTACACCAGAGTGACTGTAGCCATGAAACTCACCTTGTCGCACATCGCTTCCGCCCTTTTCCTCTCTACTTTCGCCGTCGCGGGCTGCTCGTCCGAGACGGGGGACGCGAGCGAGCCTGTCGCCGGCGACGAAGCCGCCGTCATCTCGTGCGGCGCGGACAAGTACAACGAGGCGCTCGCGCACTACAAGAACGCCGTCGACTGGTCGAAGGAGCGGCTCGCGAAGGGCGTCTGCGAGAGCGACAACGGCTACCAGTGGGAGATCGCCGACGAGGCGTCGCGCGCGGTCATGACCTGCGGCGCGTTCCGCGAGACGATCAAGTCGAGCCCGTGGGCGCAGCCGATCCGCACCGTCCTCGCCGACTCGCTCACGCTGAAGAGCCTCACCGGCGAGCTCCTCGTCATCAAGGACTCGGAGTGGCAGAACTGGACCGGCGTCGACGCGATGCTCGAGGGCCAGCAGTTCTGGGCGCCGGCGATGGGCGCCTACGGTTCGTGGTCGCAGATCGTCTTCGGCGAGAACGGCAAGGCGACCTACAAGTTCCTCAAGTACCACGACAACACGGGCGACATCACGCCGGAGCAGGAGCCCGCGACGTTCACGATCGAGAAGCCCAACGGCGAGAAGGGCAAGCGCACGATCGTGCTCTCGCACGGCGGCGTGACCGAGCGGTACACGCTCGGCGTCGACGCCGGCTACCGCTACGACGACGCGCCGCTCTTCACGCTCACGCCCGAGGGCGTCGACGTCGAGAACGAGCCGTCGCGGAAGCTCTTCAGCCTCGTCAGCGAGTGCGACGCCTGAGTCGATGATGCGCGCGTGGGTCGTCGCCGCGTCGCTCGTCGCGACGACCGCGTGCGCGGACATCAAAGAGGCGCCGTCCCCGCCGCCGGCGGCCGGCGTCCTCGAGGAGGACGACGGCCCCGCGACGACGTCGGCGCCGGGCGAGAAGGGATCGAGCAAGGAGGTCCCGCGCAAGAGCGCCCCTGCCAGCGACGTCCCGGGCGACGAAGCCGGCTGGACGCCGCTCCTCGTCGATCGCGACACGCTCGGCGCGCGTGCCCCCGGCGCGCCCGATCGCGCGTGGCGCGGCGGCCTCGCGGCGAAGGACGGCCGGCTCTACTGGCTCGAGAACGGCGGCGCGCCCGGCCTCTACACCGCGCCGGCGTCGTGCCGCGCGGCCGGCTGCGTCGAGCGCATCGCCGGCGTCAACGCCGGCGTGTTCGCCGCCTCGCGCGACGTCCTCTACTTCGACGACGTCGCCGCGCGCGAGCTCAAGTCGTACCGCTTCGAGGAGGGCGCCGCGATCACCAGCGTCGCCGGCGTCTCCGCCTCCGGCATCGACGCGGTCGCCGTCGACGGTACGGACGCGATCTGGATCAACGGCTCGGCCCTCAAACGCACGACCGCCGCGGGACGGACGACCGTGCTCGCGAACCTCGCGGTCGCGCCCATCGACGTCGGCGCTACGAACGGCTCCGTCTTCTGGGCGGAGCGCAAGGGCCCCACGTTGAGCTGCTTCCTCGACGGCAACGTCGGCCCGTCGACCTGCGCGAGCTGGAAGGGAGAGCTCGGCGCCGTCCGCGGCTACGCCGGATACATGTATATTGCATCGAGCGGCGGCGTGTACCGTCGCACGACGGAGACGTTGGGGAAGACGGTGGTGGTCGGGACGCGGGGCGCCACCGACTTCGCGTTCGACGCGACGTACGCGTACTGGACCGAGCCCGGCGACGCGCCCGACTTCGCGAACGGCCGCCTCCGTCGCGTCGCGCACGACGGCGACACGGTCGAGGAGATCGCGCGCGGACTGCCTCGTCCGGTCGCGCTCGCGATCGACGGTGGTGACGTCTACGTCGCGTGCGCGGGGACGAAGGCGAAGGACTGGAGCGACGGCGCGATCGTGCGCGTGGCGCGCTGACGGACGTGCTCAGCCGATCCGCTCGACGCGGCCGTCGGCGTGCTTCGCGAACCGCTTTTCCGCGCGCGGGTGCACCGGATCGTCGCTCGCCCACGGCCAGCCGCCGTACTGCGTGCGGCGGTAGTCGGCGATCGCCTGCTGGATCTCCGCCGGCGTGTTCATCACGAACGGCCCGTGCTGCACGACCGGCTGCCCGATCGGGCGGCCCTGGAGCATGAGGACGTCGACGCGCTCGGGGCCCGCCGCGAGGACGATCGGCTCGTCGTTCTTCAGCACCATCGCCGCGTGGGCGGCGACCTCCTGCCCGCCGACGGTCAGCGAGGCGCCGCGGAAGAAGTAGATCGTCCGCGTGACGCGCGGATCCTCCGCCGGCGGCAGCGTCCACGTCGCCCCCGCCTCGAGGACGACCGACCAGATCGCGACGCCGGTGTCCTTCCGCGCAGCCCACGACTTCGGCGGCGGCGCGCCGGGCACGGCGTCGCCGAGCTTGCCCGCGATGACGGTGACCTCGGTCTTCTTTCCGGCCGCGTCCGCGGAGGTGACGCGCGGGATCGTCTCGTTCCAGAGCATCGAGAAGTGCGGCGCGACGAGCTTGTCCTCGGCGGGGAGGTTCAGCCAGATCTGGAACAGCTCGACCGGGTTCGGCTCGTGCTCGGAGAGGAGCGGGAACATCTCGCAGTGCACGATGCCCTCGCCCGCGGTGAGCCACTGCACGTCGCCGGCGCCGAAGCGCGCCGTCGCCCCGAGCGAGTCGGAGTGATCGATGTAGCCGCGCCGCATGATCGTCACCGTCTCGAAGCCACGGTGCGGGTGCTGCGGAAAGCCGGGGACGACCTCGCCGTGGTACATGCGCCAGCCGTCCTTGCCCTCGAAGTCCATCCCGAGGCGGCGGCCGGCGAGGGAGGCCTTCGGCCCGAGCTCGTCGTTCCCTTCGGGATAGGCGTCGTCGTGGTGCACACAGAAGAGGAAGGGGTCGGCCGTCACCCAGGGAAAACCGAGCGGCAGCGTCTCGAGGATGGGGGAGCTCACGGGTCGGACCTTAGCGCGATGTCAGTTGGCGGCGAAGCCGAGCCGCAGTACTAGGCCGCCCATGCAAGCAGCAGCGGAGACCAGGTACGCCGAGCCGACTTCGCTGGGGCTCTTCGGCCTCGCGATTGGATGCGCGTCGCTCCTCCCCGTTGCGTTCGGGATGAAGGAGGCGTTCACGCCGGAGGCGCTCCGCACCACCGCGCTCTTCTGTCTGCTCTTCGGCGGCGGCTGCCAGCTCCT
The Labilithrix sp. genome window above contains:
- a CDS encoding protein kinase, with translation MASAKEQPLAPGHRLDGYELLWPIGEGGMASVWVARLLRKHGFEKLVAIKTILPKFASDEAFQTMFLDEARIASRIDHANVAHIHDLGENEEEGILYLVMEYVDGDALTRLRKVLVKKQLPFPIGVALRIMADVCSGLHAAHELKGVDGRPLGVVHRDVSPQNVLITTEGVSKLIDFGVAKAAGRLTEETHTGYVKGKVQYMAPEQALGRNVDRRADVWAVGAVVYHLVAGRPPFEADNQLALLNLLQRGRPPTPLPITVPTPVADVVRRALTHNQAQRFQTALEMRQAIEKTGLAASIEEVGAFVQQHLGDLAERRRQAIAGALQAAEQRAAAATMAQGSGAAASTQRIDPNDLPRFSPTSTPLTPPMGRMPPPSEPRIGPPTPQAFPAYPSSTPILAGAPPSDPRLRAASSPSFVAAPPLSHPAQTFANVVPPGSTEPLPSPEALETGADNTHPGGSLGLASISASVNTRPARAVPWLAIGGVSVASTVLAVVVGLGVRSRTTREFEPQFETPLPPASTATLAPPASPPSASLPSSPPPSASASASASPSPEPPKPEDEPEPSAKPAVAAPTIVRPVTAPTGSGKKKPRIDDGF
- a CDS encoding DTW domain-containing protein, whose translation is MSRVEENRARNRSHSGRDTCARCARPRPACYCAHVVPLKTRTRLVILQHPRERDVKIGTARMASLCLEGSELHVGVDWSRSASLARALSDPERPPILLYPGEDAIDIVKHPPPGPVTLVVVDGTWSQTRKVVKTNPVLAALPRYAFVPPNPSEYRIRKEPDLESVSTIEALVHTLSALEEDPARFTALLAPFRAMIDYQIECQERIRGARVRHAKFRARERRRRVPRAFDGRYEDIVIAVGEASSWAYADRAKDPRLADELIHWAAHRPSTGETMSFLVKPTRALSPGTPKHTGLDEALLATGGTHAELHARWRAFVRDTDVVCSWGKWETSLFTNDGGFLPPGPVDLRQVTREVTQGNVHSLRSFPTGVDGAVLVGGALVPGRAGKKLAALVDVVAALVAVSPGAR
- a CDS encoding response regulator; its protein translation is MRVLAADDDQGIRNVLERCLKSWGYEVTTAEDGAAAWRVLKRWDSPRVVIIDWDMPGLKGIEVVRLLRAAEHGEEVYILMLTGRMDKEDLVEALEAGADDFLTKPFNSRELQLRLTKAVAFRKSIAARQGVKRNSLTGRAPPSASILGGKYRIEKKIAEGGMASIWLGSHLALGINVAIKFMKPGLAEEPDYASFEREARAAAQLRNEHIVHIYDHGITADGVPYLVMEYLAGESLGDRIDRCGPLAPIEVAEIVDQTAKALVEAHNRLIIHRDVKPENIILMEAADRPHGLAKLVDFGLAKPKTLETTDGGLISGTPSYMSPEHLRAQAPPNVALDLWALAATAFTALTGSLPFDGDSLADIMKQVCVAPPPVPSTRNPALTPAIDAWFAKACAKNPADRFSTPQELASTFRAACADVPAISASGAPIPKSPRLRGLAPTEPDTTALGRDTLVDRDPPTSVRRSSRIRSSA
- a CDS encoding pirin family protein, producing MSSPILETLPLGFPWVTADPFLFCVHHDDAYPEGNDELGPKASLAGRRLGMDFEGKDGWRMYHGEVVPGFPQHPHRGFETVTIMRRGYIDHSDSLGATARFGAGDVQWLTAGEGIVHCEMFPLLSEHEPNPVELFQIWLNLPAEDKLVAPHFSMLWNETIPRVTSADAAGKKTEVTVIAGKLGDAVPGAPPPKSWAARKDTGVAIWSVVLEAGATWTLPPAEDPRVTRTIYFFRGASLTVGGQEVAAHAAMVLKNDEPIVLAAGPERVDVLMLQGRPIGQPVVQHGPFVMNTPAEIQQAIADYRRTQYGGWPWASDDPVHPRAEKRFAKHADGRVERIG